GGCTATCTCGTGGGCGGCTCGCGCGGTGACCTTGACGTCCAGACATCTGCCGTCGGTGCGTGTCGCCCCCTCCCGCGCCGACTTGGCCACCGCTTCGATCGCCGGGGCGATATCGGGCGAGGCGGCCACATCGAGCCGTGTCGCCTCGCCGTCGCACGGCCCCCCGAACGGGAGCAGACCGCTGTCCAGCGCCACGACCGTGCCGGCGGCGACGGTCAGCACGAGGCCGGTGGCGAGGACCAGCGCGCGCGGACGTGCCCCGCGGCGGGCCCCTGTGCGCGCCGGTGCGGGGGCGTCGGGCAAGCTGTGTCGTCCCATTGCGGTAGCGCCTCTCCTTCTCGGAGTTCGACCGGGATGCGCTGGGGGGAAAACGCGCCATCTGGATGGCGCCCGTCCCCGGCCTGTCGCGCGCGATCTTCGTACCTGCTGCCGAGACCCTAGCGGGGCGGTGGTGGCGACGAGGCGGTAATGCTGAAGCGGAGGAAGTGTGCAGTCGGATACAAGTCCCGTGGCCGATGCGGACGTTCCAGGTCAAGGGTCTGGTGACGGGCTCGTCGGGGAGCCGTCCCGGAGCATCCTGCGGAGCGAGACATGGATCGTGCTGGCCCTCTCGCTGGGGGCCAGCGGGCTGTCGGCGCTGATCAGCTTCATCGGGTCGGTGACCAAGCCCGGTGGTCTCAAGGACCAGGCGGCCACGCTCAACGGCTCCCAGGCGCCCGGCCGGCCTTGGCTGGATCTCGCCTGGCAGCTGTTCGGTATCGCGACCGCCCTGGTGCCCGTGGTGCTGGTGGCGCATCTGCTGATGCGTGAACGGGCCGGCGGCCTGCGCGTGCTCGGTTTCGACCGGCGGCGGCCCGGCTTCGACCTGAGCCGCGGCGTCGTGCTGGCGGCCGTCATCGGCGGCAGCGGTGTGCTGCTGTATCTGGGTGCGCGGGCGACCGGATTCAATCTGACGGTGGTCCCCGAGGCGCTGCCCCATGTGTGGTGGAAGATCCCGGTGCTGATCGCCTCCGCGGTGCAGAACGCCGTCCTGGAGGAGGTCATCGTCGTCGGGTATCTGCTGCGCAGGCTGGG
This genomic stretch from Streptomyces nigrescens harbors:
- a CDS encoding CPBP family intramembrane glutamic endopeptidase, whose translation is MADADVPGQGSGDGLVGEPSRSILRSETWIVLALSLGASGLSALISFIGSVTKPGGLKDQAATLNGSQAPGRPWLDLAWQLFGIATALVPVVLVAHLLMRERAGGLRVLGFDRRRPGFDLSRGVVLAAVIGGSGVLLYLGARATGFNLTVVPEALPHVWWKIPVLIASAVQNAVLEEVIVVGYLLRRLGQLGWSPFAALAASSVLRGSYHLYQGIGGFVGNMVMGALFVLLYRRWGRVGPLVAAHALIDIVAFVGYALLAGRAGWLPTP